A stretch of Ectothiorhodospiraceae bacterium BW-2 DNA encodes these proteins:
- a CDS encoding AAA family ATPase — protein sequence MVNISYGLGHFKTLREEGGLYFDRTHLLPELEAAGRQLLFLRPRRFGKTLWLTLLESYYDIAAADQFDPLFGDLAIGQNPTPNRNRYFMLKWNFSVIDPGGDYQQLVSRIHRHINNSIEFFSARYHDFLPEAVPIDQTDGLGSLEKLLIVAKRFNFPLYLLIDEYDNFANEVLTSREQGRQRYNELVEGEGVIKTVFKAVKAATDGLGLERVFITGVSPVVMSDITSGYNVAENISHWPEFHALCGLTAEELQPVCHQIAQHCQLPESAADEALAMMRNFYNGYRFCREETQRLYNPTLTLYFLKHWQRRCRYPDELLDDNLAMDKNRLRYIAALPHGTEVIEAALNPQQSLWVAKLAQNFGVKAMLNDPPDASFIISLLVYFGVLTIESVNLLGELTVTIPNQVVRSLYIDRIQQQLLNGYEDNNRQQAVAKQLYTEAEFEPLVDFIEQRFYSVLDNRDRRWSNELTLKTTLLLLLTNDLYYLPRSELSLGGGYSDLLFEIRPDKRQAPLYDLLFELKYLSLKDLKLSAEQLSELSREQLAELAPVKKLLDDAERQLASYQPTLEQLFPAVEWNLKSFAVVSLGTRRLVWR from the coding sequence CCGTTTTGGCAAAACGCTATGGCTAACGCTATTAGAGAGCTACTACGACATCGCTGCAGCGGATCAATTTGATCCCCTATTTGGCGATTTAGCGATAGGGCAAAACCCGACCCCGAACCGTAACCGCTACTTTATGCTGAAATGGAACTTTTCGGTTATCGATCCGGGCGGTGATTATCAGCAGCTGGTAAGCCGCATTCATCGCCACATTAATAACTCAATCGAATTTTTTTCAGCGCGCTACCACGATTTTTTACCGGAAGCGGTACCGATTGACCAGACCGATGGACTGGGCTCACTTGAAAAGTTACTTATTGTAGCGAAACGGTTTAATTTTCCGCTCTACCTACTGATAGATGAGTACGATAACTTTGCTAATGAGGTGCTCACCAGTCGTGAACAGGGACGGCAGCGTTATAATGAGCTGGTTGAGGGGGAAGGCGTTATCAAAACCGTATTTAAAGCGGTCAAAGCGGCGACCGATGGCCTAGGCTTAGAGCGAGTCTTTATCACCGGCGTCTCACCGGTAGTGATGAGCGATATCACCAGCGGCTACAATGTGGCCGAAAATATTAGCCACTGGCCCGAATTTCATGCTCTGTGCGGCTTAACCGCTGAAGAGTTGCAACCGGTGTGTCACCAAATAGCGCAACATTGTCAGCTACCTGAGAGCGCGGCAGACGAGGCGCTGGCGATGATGCGAAACTTCTATAACGGCTACCGCTTCTGTCGTGAAGAGACGCAGCGGCTCTATAACCCGACCCTCACCCTCTACTTTTTGAAACATTGGCAGCGGCGCTGTCGCTACCCTGATGAGCTGTTAGATGACAATTTAGCGATGGACAAAAACCGGCTACGCTATATCGCCGCGCTACCGCACGGCACAGAGGTAATTGAAGCGGCGCTTAATCCGCAGCAGTCGCTATGGGTAGCCAAGCTTGCACAAAACTTTGGTGTTAAAGCGATGCTAAACGATCCGCCTGATGCCAGCTTTATCATCTCACTACTGGTCTATTTTGGCGTATTGACGATTGAGTCGGTGAATCTGTTAGGCGAGTTAACGGTGACGATTCCGAATCAGGTAGTGCGCTCGCTCTATATCGACCGAATTCAGCAGCAGCTACTCAATGGCTATGAAGATAATAACCGCCAGCAAGCGGTAGCAAAACAGCTCTATACCGAGGCCGAATTTGAACCCCTAGTTGACTTTATCGAACAGCGTTTTTATAGCGTGCTCGATAATCGCGATAGGCGCTGGAGTAATGAGTTGACGCTCAAAACCACGCTACTACTGCTGCTGACCAATGACCTCTACTACCTGCCGCGCTCAGAGTTATCCTTAGGTGGCGGTTATAGTGATCTTCTATTTGAAATTCGCCCCGATAAGCGCCAGGCACCGCTATATGATCTGCTATTTGAGCTCAAATATCTGTCACTCAAAGATCTCAAATTGAGCGCAGAGCAGCTATCTGAACTGAGTCGAGAGCAGCTAGCTGAGTTGGCACCGGTAAAAAAACTGTTAGATGACGCCGAGCGGCAGTTAGCCTCGTATCAACCGACATTAGAGCAGCTCTTTCCGGCGGTAGAGTGGAATTTAAAGTCGTTTGCGGTGGTGAGTCTAGGTACACGGCGGCTGGTGTGGCGCTAG